One Clupea harengus chromosome 12, Ch_v2.0.2, whole genome shotgun sequence DNA segment encodes these proteins:
- the LOC105911470 gene encoding vimentin-like — protein MRGSSYSQKSLSVSNSSRVRVQSPSPSRCKGSSYSRGRNGYQGGLSAVEVGTEIQQHANEKEEMHEVNVRFAGYIGKVQALELRNAQLQAELAALQGRFKGGPGGLGEEYEIKFKEMRDLIEALTAQKGAADIERGYIEEEIDVWRLKLEEEMALKEEAEMILLEFRQDVDNATLQKADLERCVEQLLAEIELLKKLHDEEVAYLMKQIEESKVTVELDSDRPDLAAYLRNMRAEIEAVAARNVQEAEKWYKGKFDTLKQTAGKHEDQMKTMKDEITTFHSQVTELQNQIDGLRASNSALEAQLEDMEANHQDKVAGLEDIIDQLENQLCETKMEMSKYMQDYQELLHIKLKLDAEIATYRKLLESEEKRLGISTEGGSHPAIQE, from the exons ATGAGAGGCTCCTCATACTCCCAGAAGTCCCTATCGGTGAGCAACTCCAGCAGGGTGCGGGTGCAAAGTCCATCTCCTTCCCGCTGTAAGGGATCCTCCTACAGCCGCGGTCGTAATGGGTACCAGGGTGGTCTGTCTGCTGTTGAGGTTGGCACAGAGATCCAGCAGCATGCAAACGAGAAGGAGGAAATGCATGAGGTGAATGTTCGCTTTGCCGGTTACATTGGGAAGGTGCAGGCCCTGGAACTGAGGAATGCCCAGCTGCAGGCAGAGCTGGCCGCACTGCAGGGCCGCTTCAAGGGAGGCCCTGGTGGTCTCGGAGAAGAGTATGAGATCAAATTCAAGGAGATGAGGGACCTGATTGAGGCCCTGACTGCACAAAAGGGCGCAGCTGACATTGAGAGGGGTTACATCGAGGAGGAGATAGACGTGTGGAGGCTCaaactggaggaggagatggcccTCAAAG aggaggcagagatgaTCCTGCTAGAGTTCCGTCAGGATGTGGATAATGCCACGCTGCAGAAAGCCGACCTGGAGAGGTGTGTGGAACAGCTGCTGGCCGAGATTGAGTTATTGAAGAAGCTGCATGATGAAGAGGTGGCTTATCTCATGAAGCAGATTGAGGAATCCAAGGTCACTGTGGAGCTAGACTCAGACCGGCCTGACCTGGCTGCCTACCTGCGCAACATGCGTGCTGAGATTGAGGCAGTGGCTGCTCGCAATGTCCAGGAAGCAGAGAAGTGGTACAAGGGCAAATTCgacacactgaaacaaacaGCTGGCAAACATGAGGACCAGATGAAGACCATGAAGGACGAGATCACCACCTTCCACAGTCAGGTGACTGAACTGCAGAATCAGATTGATGGCCTGAGAGCCAGTAATTCTGCTCTGGAAGCACAGCTGGAAGACATGGAGGCAAATCACCAAGACAAGGTGGCAGGACTGGAGGACATCATTGATCAACTGGAGAACCAGCTCTGTGAGACCAAGATGGAGATGAGCAAATACATGCAGGACTATCAAGAGCTGCTGCACATCAAGCTGAAGCTCGATGCTGAGATCGCCACCTACAGGAAGCTGCTGGAAAGCGAGGAGAAGAGACTGGGAATCTCTACAGAAG GCGGGAGCCACCCAGCCATCCAAGAATGA
- the LOC116222854 gene encoding vimentin-like translates to MRGSSHSQKSLSVSNSSSVRVQSPSPSRCKGSSYSRGRNGYQGGVSAVEVGTEIHQQHANEKEEMHEVNVRFAGYIGKVQALELRNAQLQAELAALQGRFKGGPGGLGEEYELKFKEMRDLIEALTAQKGAADIERGYIKEEIDVWRLKLEEEMALKEAAEMILLEFRQDVDNATLQKADLERCVEQLLAEIELLKKLHDEEVAYLMQQIEDSKVTVELDSDRPDLAAYLRNMRAEIEAVAARNVQEAEKWYKGKFDTLKQTAGKHEDQMKTMKDEITTFHNQVTELQNQIDGLRASNSALEQQLEDMEANHQDKVAGLEDIIDQLENQLCETKMEMSKYMQDYQELLHIKLKLDAEIATYRKLLESEEKRLGISTEGKAPILNYIQHYCLA, encoded by the exons ATGAGAGGCTCCTCACACTCCCAGAAGTCCCTATCGGTGAGCAACTCCAGCAGTGTGCGGGTGCAAAGTCCATCTCCTTCCCGCTGTAAGGGATCCTCCTACAGCCGCGGTCGTAATGGGTACCAGGGTGGTGTCTCTGCTGTTGAGGTTGGCACAGAGATCCACCAGCAGCATGCAAACGAGAAGGAGGAAATGCATGAAGTGAATGTACGCTTTGCCGGTTACATTGGGAAGGTGCAGGCCCTGGAACTGAGGAATGCCCAGCTGCAGGCAGAGCTGGCCGCACTGCAGGGCCGCTTCAAGGGAGGTCCTGGTGGGCTCGGAGAAGAGTATGAGCTCAAGTTCAAGGAGATGAGGGATCTGATTGAGGCCCTGACTGCACAAAAGGGCGCAGCTGACATTGAGAGGGGTTACATCAAGGAGGAGATAGACGTGTGGAGGCTCaaactggaggaggagatggcccTCAAAG AGGCAGCTGAGATGATCCTGCTAGAGTTCCGTCAGGATGTGGATAATGCCACGCTGCAGAAAGCCGACCTGGAGAGGTGTGTGGAACAGCTGCTGGCCGAGATTGAGTTATTGAAGAAGCTGCATGATGAAGAGGTGGCTTATCTCATGCAGCAGATTGAGGATTCCAAGGTCACTGTGGAGCTGGACTCAGACCGGCCTGACCTGGCGGCCTACCTGCGCAACATGCGTGCTGAGATTGAGGCAGTGGCTGCTCGCAATGTCCAGGAGGCAGAGAAGTGGTACAAGGGCAAATTCgacacactgaaacaaacaGCCGGCAAACATGAGGACCAGATGAAGACCATGAAGGACGAGATCACCACCTTCCACAATCAAGTGACTGAACTGCAGAATCAGATTGATGGCCTGAGAGCCAGTAATTCTGCTCTGGAACAGCAGCTGGAAGACATGGAGGCAAATCACCAAGACAAGGTGGCAGGACTGGAGGACATCATTGATCAACTGGAGAACCAGCTCTGTGAGACCAAGATGGAGATGAGCAAATACATGCAGGACTATCAAGAGCTGCTACACATCAAGCTGAAGCTCGATGCTGAGATCGCCACCTACAGGAAGCTGCTGGAAAGCGAAGAGAAGAGACTGGGAATCTCTACAGAAGGTAAGGCACCCATACTTAACTACATCCAACATTACTGTTTGGCATAG